In one Hydrogenispora ethanolica genomic region, the following are encoded:
- a CDS encoding LacI family DNA-binding transcriptional regulator: MVTQQDVAKKAGVSFITVSRVINNNGYVKEETRQRVLDTIKKLNYYPNHIGRALHTKSVNTIGVIIPAPAHVTVHGTDYYNLLMAGIEQSTATNGFDLLLSTYRFEDPQTDYLRLYYQRKVDGLILITPNLKNPQIGDIAQQHIPCVIIGDRPENMAISYVDTDNFRGMQHLTEHLIGNGHRRIAFVKGPGNARNAGDRFDGFLQAMRQNNLPLENDWIFEGDFAPESGRQAMRKILALRDASLKLPLPSALVCANDLTALGALSEAKNADIKIPEQMALVGFDGIGATALTDPPLTTVSQPLFDIGFTASEMLLNTLKDPLRPQENKIFPVELIRRKSS, translated from the coding sequence AAAGAAGAAACGCGCCAGAGAGTCCTCGACACCATCAAGAAACTCAACTATTATCCCAACCACATCGGGCGGGCCCTTCATACCAAGAGCGTGAATACGATCGGCGTAATTATCCCGGCTCCCGCCCATGTGACGGTCCATGGCACCGATTACTACAATCTTTTGATGGCGGGGATCGAGCAATCAACGGCCACGAATGGCTTTGACCTGCTGCTGTCGACTTACCGGTTTGAGGATCCGCAAACGGACTATTTGCGTCTTTATTATCAACGCAAAGTTGACGGCTTGATTCTCATCACTCCCAATCTAAAAAACCCTCAAATCGGCGATATCGCGCAACAGCATATTCCGTGCGTCATCATCGGCGACCGGCCGGAAAATATGGCCATCAGTTATGTGGATACGGACAATTTTCGCGGAATGCAGCACCTCACCGAACATCTAATCGGCAACGGCCATCGACGGATCGCCTTCGTCAAGGGTCCCGGCAATGCCCGAAACGCCGGCGACCGGTTTGATGGATTTCTCCAAGCCATGCGGCAAAATAACTTACCGCTTGAGAACGACTGGATCTTCGAGGGGGACTTCGCTCCGGAATCGGGCAGGCAAGCGATGCGAAAAATTCTCGCGCTGCGCGACGCCTCCCTCAAACTGCCACTGCCCAGCGCTTTGGTTTGCGCCAATGATCTGACGGCCTTGGGGGCGCTTTCCGAAGCCAAAAACGCTGACATCAAAATTCCTGAGCAAATGGCGCTGGTCGGCTTCGACGGCATCGGCGCGACCGCCTTGACCGATCCGCCGCTGACGACGGTCAGCCAGCCTCTGTTTGATATCGGTTTTACAGCCTCGGAAATGCTTTTGAATACGTTAAAAGACCCCCTGCGGCCCCAAGAGAATAAAATTTTCCCAGTCGAGCTGATTCGTAGAAAAAGCTCTTAA